From Geomonas agri, one genomic window encodes:
- a CDS encoding biotin--[acetyl-CoA-carboxylase] ligase → MKDSGVDGRIIELFRSGDGVVSGAALSRLLGVSRTAVWKHVKGLRACGYLIEAVPSKGYRLLSSPKVLTQLDLSSGLDTKRVGSSIICLKETESTNQVAFKLAEDGALEGTVVIADAQTAGKGRLGRVWLSPPGVNLYCSVVLRPAIAPMAACQLTFLSVVAVARAIESCTTLKPQIKWPNDILISGKKVAGLLNEMNAETEKVNFVVLGIGVNLNLDMASISESLLRHPATSLLQEGGVEVDRLAFTKALLIELDRLYDVFLAEGEAPVRAEWLERSAIKGRNVKVSQGEREFVGMVQGVDSFGALLVQLSDGRMETVLSGDVALV, encoded by the coding sequence TTGAAAGACTCCGGGGTCGATGGCAGGATAATCGAGCTGTTCCGCTCCGGCGATGGGGTGGTTTCCGGCGCTGCGCTGAGCCGCCTCCTGGGTGTATCGCGAACCGCAGTCTGGAAGCACGTCAAGGGGCTCCGCGCCTGCGGATACCTGATCGAAGCCGTCCCCTCCAAGGGTTACCGGTTGCTCTCATCACCCAAAGTTCTCACCCAGTTAGATCTCTCCTCCGGCCTCGACACAAAGAGAGTCGGCTCCAGCATCATCTGTCTCAAGGAAACCGAGTCCACTAACCAGGTCGCCTTCAAGCTCGCCGAAGACGGCGCCCTAGAAGGGACCGTGGTCATCGCCGACGCCCAGACCGCCGGCAAGGGGAGGCTCGGGCGTGTGTGGCTGTCGCCCCCCGGCGTCAACCTGTACTGCTCAGTGGTGCTGCGTCCCGCCATCGCACCCATGGCGGCCTGCCAGCTCACCTTTCTTTCCGTGGTCGCCGTGGCCCGTGCCATCGAAAGCTGCACTACGCTCAAGCCGCAGATCAAGTGGCCCAACGACATCCTGATTAGCGGCAAGAAGGTTGCGGGGCTCCTCAACGAGATGAACGCGGAGACCGAGAAGGTCAATTTCGTGGTGCTGGGGATCGGCGTCAACCTGAACCTGGACATGGCCTCGATATCGGAGTCGCTCCTGCGCCACCCGGCTACCTCGTTGTTGCAGGAAGGTGGCGTGGAGGTGGATCGCCTCGCCTTCACCAAGGCGCTGCTTATCGAGTTGGATCGGTTGTACGACGTGTTCCTGGCCGAGGGGGAAGCGCCGGTGCGGGCCGAGTGGCTGGAGCGGTCCGCCATCAAGGGGCGTAACGTCAAGGTGAGCCAGGGCGAGCGCGAGTTCGTGGGCATGGTACAGGGGGTCGATTCCTTCGGCGCCTTGCTGGTGCAGTTGTCCGACGGTAGGATGGAGACCGTGCTCTCCGGCGACGTCGCACTCGTCTAA
- a CDS encoding YkgJ family cysteine cluster protein, whose translation MEEILRRNRELLAQVDAWFARCMAAYPEHIACLGGCSGCCRGTFDITLLDAYFLKRGFDALPEAVKEQVLAKCRERLALMRQEWPELDHPFVLNYRPEEDWELLMPDEDETPCVLLGEDGRCLVYDHRPMTCRLHGIPLVDTEGEVMHDEWCTMNFTEVDPLELSAITAPFDAIFREEVALFRDFTERLLGQRVSELDTFIALALMIDFDGFDWKSWAEEGGE comes from the coding sequence ATGGAAGAGATACTCAGACGAAATCGTGAACTGCTGGCCCAGGTGGATGCCTGGTTTGCCCGCTGCATGGCGGCGTACCCCGAGCACATCGCCTGCCTGGGCGGCTGCTCGGGCTGCTGCCGTGGCACCTTTGACATCACCCTGCTGGACGCGTATTTCCTGAAGCGCGGCTTCGATGCACTGCCGGAAGCGGTCAAGGAGCAGGTGCTGGCGAAGTGCCGGGAGCGACTTGCCCTGATGCGGCAAGAGTGGCCGGAACTGGACCACCCCTTCGTGTTGAACTACCGCCCGGAGGAGGACTGGGAACTGCTCATGCCGGACGAGGACGAGACGCCCTGCGTCCTGCTCGGCGAGGACGGCCGCTGTCTGGTCTACGATCATCGCCCCATGACCTGCCGCCTGCACGGCATCCCGCTGGTGGACACCGAGGGAGAAGTGATGCACGACGAGTGGTGCACCATGAACTTCACCGAGGTGGACCCGCTGGAGCTGTCCGCTATTACCGCGCCTTTCGATGCCATCTTCCGCGAGGAGGTTGCACTGTTCAGGGACTTCACCGAGCGGCTGCTTGGGCAGAGGGTGAGCGAGCTGGATACCTTCATCGCACTGGCGCTGATGATCGACTTCGATGGGTTCGATTGGAAGAGCTGGGCGGAGGAGGGGGGCGAATAG
- the purF gene encoding amidophosphoribosyltransferase produces MMMRRPEEECGIFGVFNHPEASNLTYLGLYALQHRGQESCGIVSSDGSSLHAHKSMGLVADVFGNPEIFKTLPGRSAIGHVRYSTTGSSVIKNVQPINVDYSRGSIAIAHNGNIVNAQIIKDELEAYGSIFQTTMDTEIIVHLLATSKQNSLLDRITDALSRIQGAYCLLFLTESRMVAVRDPNGFRPLCLGRQGGAYVVASESCALDLIDAEFIREIEPGEVIVIDKNGLTSFFPFKKVQPTPCIFEFVYFARPDSHIFGKNVYQVRKEQGRQLAREHKVDADIVIPIPDSGVPAALGYAEESGIPFELGLIRNHYVGRTFIEPQQAIRHFGVKIKLNPVREVLKGKRVVVIDDSIVRGTTSRKIVKMIRNAGAAEVHVRISSPPTSYPCYYGIDTPNRKELISSSHSIDEIRRYITADSLGYLSEEGLMSTVGAENADFCTACFTGGYPVKFPRLMDQQEPQMGLFEKETAEK; encoded by the coding sequence ATGATGATGCGCAGGCCCGAAGAAGAGTGCGGCATTTTCGGTGTATTCAACCACCCGGAGGCGTCGAACCTCACTTACCTCGGGCTCTACGCCTTGCAGCACAGGGGACAGGAAAGTTGCGGCATCGTCTCCTCGGACGGAAGCAGTCTGCACGCGCATAAAAGCATGGGACTCGTCGCCGACGTGTTCGGCAACCCCGAAATCTTCAAGACTCTGCCCGGTCGTTCCGCCATCGGCCACGTGCGTTACTCGACCACCGGCTCCTCGGTGATCAAAAACGTCCAGCCCATCAATGTGGACTACTCCCGCGGCTCCATCGCGATAGCCCACAACGGCAACATCGTCAACGCCCAAATCATCAAGGACGAGCTGGAGGCCTACGGTTCCATCTTCCAGACCACCATGGACACCGAGATCATCGTCCACCTGCTCGCCACTTCCAAGCAGAATTCGCTTCTTGACCGAATCACCGACGCACTGTCCCGCATCCAGGGCGCCTACTGCCTCCTATTCCTGACCGAGAGCCGCATGGTAGCGGTGCGCGATCCCAACGGCTTCCGTCCGCTCTGCCTCGGCCGCCAGGGGGGCGCTTACGTGGTCGCCTCCGAGAGCTGCGCCCTCGACCTGATCGATGCCGAGTTCATCCGTGAGATCGAGCCGGGCGAGGTGATCGTCATCGACAAGAACGGCCTGACCTCCTTCTTCCCGTTCAAGAAGGTACAGCCGACCCCGTGCATCTTCGAATTCGTCTACTTCGCGCGTCCCGACTCCCACATCTTCGGCAAAAACGTGTACCAGGTGCGCAAGGAGCAGGGGCGCCAGTTGGCCCGCGAGCACAAGGTCGATGCGGACATCGTCATCCCGATCCCGGATTCCGGTGTCCCCGCGGCGCTTGGCTACGCCGAGGAATCCGGCATTCCGTTCGAGCTGGGATTGATCCGCAACCACTACGTCGGCCGTACCTTCATCGAACCACAGCAGGCGATCCGCCACTTCGGCGTTAAGATCAAGCTGAACCCGGTGCGCGAGGTGCTGAAAGGCAAGCGTGTGGTGGTTATTGACGACTCCATCGTGCGCGGCACCACCTCCAGGAAGATCGTCAAGATGATCAGGAACGCAGGCGCCGCCGAGGTGCACGTGCGCATCTCCTCGCCGCCGACCAGCTATCCCTGCTACTACGGCATCGATACCCCGAACCGCAAGGAGCTGATCTCCTCGTCGCACTCGATCGACGAGATCCGCCGTTATATTACCGCCGATTCGCTCGGCTACCTCTCCGAAGAAGGTCTCATGTCTACCGTCGGCGCCGAGAATGCCGATTTCTGCACCGCCTGCTTTACCGGGGGATACCCGGTTAAATTCCCGCGTCTGATGGACCAGCAAGAGCCGCAGATGGGATTATTCGAAAAGGAGACTGCCGAGAAATGA
- a CDS encoding type III pantothenate kinase, giving the protein MLLVIDVGNSNIVLGIYDEERLVQDWRVSTDKSKTIDEYGILFHDLFRLSGIVFSDVKDIIVSSVVPTLTGVLEKLARQYFKINPYVVGPGIKTGMPIHYDNPKEVGADRIVNAIAGFEKYRTPLIIVDFGTATTFDYVNKKGEYCGGAIAPGLAISMEALFQKASKLPRVDIARPPAIIAKNTVNSMQAGIFFGYVGLVDGIVQRMKAEGKENVKVIATGGLASLIAPESSTIEAVDEFLTLEGLRIIYKRNKP; this is encoded by the coding sequence TTGCTTTTGGTGATCGACGTCGGGAACAGCAACATCGTTCTCGGGATTTACGATGAGGAACGACTGGTTCAGGACTGGCGGGTTTCCACCGACAAGTCCAAGACCATCGACGAGTACGGCATCCTGTTCCACGACCTGTTCCGCCTGTCGGGGATCGTCTTCTCCGACGTGAAGGACATCATCGTTTCCTCGGTGGTGCCGACCCTGACCGGTGTGCTGGAAAAACTGGCGCGCCAGTACTTCAAGATCAATCCCTACGTGGTGGGACCGGGCATCAAGACCGGCATGCCGATCCACTATGACAACCCGAAAGAGGTTGGGGCGGACCGCATCGTGAACGCCATCGCGGGCTTCGAGAAGTACCGCACCCCGCTTATCATTGTGGACTTCGGCACCGCCACCACCTTTGACTACGTCAACAAGAAGGGGGAGTACTGCGGTGGCGCCATCGCCCCCGGGCTCGCCATCTCGATGGAGGCCCTGTTCCAAAAGGCGAGCAAGCTGCCGCGGGTAGATATTGCCCGCCCGCCGGCTATCATCGCCAAGAACACGGTGAACTCGATGCAGGCCGGCATCTTCTTCGGCTACGTGGGACTTGTCGACGGCATCGTGCAGCGCATGAAGGCTGAAGGGAAAGAGAACGTAAAGGTCATCGCCACTGGCGGGCTTGCCTCGCTGATCGCGCCGGAATCGAGCACCATCGAGGCGGTGGACGAGTTCCTCACCCTCGAGGGGTTGCGCATCATTTATAAGAGGAACAAGCCGTAA
- a CDS encoding peptidase associated/transthyretin-like domain-containing protein, protein MATSRHLLIPLFLLLVIHSASIRAFAGSCPPTPWDEIGPFYRPNTPVRDTIGKGYRLSGTVRSSADCSPITNARIEFWQAGPDGRYDDAYRATVYSDRKGRYRLQTFPAVPYANRPSHIHILVDVKGFEGLVTQHYPKRGAKGAQLDLVLVPEGKDVGKSGGRADDLIRPGKGSR, encoded by the coding sequence ATGGCTACTTCCAGACACCTTCTCATTCCACTGTTCTTGTTGCTCGTCATTCACTCCGCTTCAATTCGCGCCTTTGCCGGATCCTGCCCACCAACCCCCTGGGACGAGATCGGACCGTTCTACCGCCCCAACACGCCGGTACGTGACACTATTGGCAAAGGTTACCGCCTGAGCGGCACGGTCCGCTCCTCCGCCGATTGCTCCCCCATTACCAACGCCCGCATCGAGTTCTGGCAGGCCGGCCCCGACGGCCGCTACGACGATGCCTATCGCGCTACTGTTTACTCCGACAGGAAAGGGCGCTATCGCCTGCAGACCTTTCCGGCCGTGCCCTACGCCAACCGCCCGTCGCACATTCACATCCTCGTGGACGTAAAGGGGTTCGAGGGGCTGGTGACGCAGCACTATCCCAAGCGTGGGGCTAAGGGGGCACAACTGGACCTCGTGCTGGTGCCGGAAGGGAAAGATGTGGGGAAATCAGGCGGCCGGGCCGATGATTTGATCCGACCCGGCAAGGGGAGCAGGTAG
- a CDS encoding YaeQ family protein — protein MALPSTIYRASVQLSDLDRQVYADIQTTIAQHPSETSERLLARLLALSLCYEEDLAFTKGVGSGDEPDLWSKGPDGRVQLWVEVGQPDPERLAKSCRHVERAFLFTFGANVSRWLTQHQTKLAQVKNLTVICIDFDFLRQLCDKLERVINWSITVTEGNIYLTYDGQTIETSLEHICGPHR, from the coding sequence ATGGCCCTGCCTTCCACCATATACCGCGCTTCCGTGCAACTCTCTGATCTGGACCGCCAGGTCTACGCCGACATTCAGACCACCATTGCCCAACATCCCTCAGAGACTTCGGAGAGGCTGTTGGCCAGGTTGTTGGCCTTGTCGCTTTGCTACGAGGAGGATCTCGCCTTCACCAAGGGGGTCGGCTCGGGGGACGAGCCGGATCTCTGGAGCAAGGGACCGGACGGACGGGTTCAGCTTTGGGTCGAGGTGGGGCAACCGGATCCGGAACGGTTGGCGAAGTCCTGCCGCCACGTCGAGCGCGCCTTCCTGTTCACCTTCGGCGCCAACGTCAGCCGCTGGCTGACACAGCATCAGACAAAACTTGCACAGGTTAAGAACCTGACGGTGATCTGCATCGACTTCGACTTTCTGCGGCAGCTTTGTGATAAGCTGGAGCGGGTGATCAACTGGTCGATTACTGTCACAGAGGGAAACATCTACTTGACCTATGACGGTCAGACCATCGAAACGAGCCTGGAACACATCTGCGGCCCCCATCGCTAG
- a CDS encoding cytochrome c3 family protein produces the protein MQFRLALLMVLIVCASPVALFAKETKDVKFPLKNGDAVVFSHDVHLLKYNNNCRICHNAIFDLKAKRHFTMAEMEKTKSCGACHTGIKAFSVADEKSCVKCHKGKPRNVDFKVKGLGQTTFNHSVHLAKVSDGCKACHNGTVITGKEGRVTMAQMEKGKTCGACHNGKRAFTVAGNCGKCHAGMKPREITWKAKGVTDAKFSHDFHLEAFSCKDCHTKLFAFKAGAKHFTMADMNKGKSCGGCHNGKEAFSVAGDCNKCHKGYKPGNVIFKNEGGEVKFSHDFHLEAYKCADCHTKIFPMQAGAKHHTMGDMEKGQSCGACHNGKDAFTSSGDCDKCHKM, from the coding sequence ATGCAGTTTCGCCTCGCCTTGCTTATGGTTCTTATCGTCTGTGCGTCGCCGGTTGCGCTTTTTGCCAAGGAGACCAAAGACGTCAAGTTTCCTCTTAAGAACGGGGACGCCGTTGTCTTCAGTCACGATGTGCACCTGCTGAAATATAACAACAATTGCAGGATCTGTCACAACGCTATCTTCGATCTTAAGGCGAAGCGGCACTTCACCATGGCCGAAATGGAAAAGACTAAGTCCTGCGGTGCTTGCCACACTGGCATCAAGGCTTTTAGCGTAGCCGATGAAAAGAGCTGCGTCAAATGTCACAAGGGCAAACCCCGTAACGTAGATTTCAAAGTTAAGGGTCTGGGTCAGACCACCTTCAACCACTCTGTTCACCTTGCCAAAGTCAGTGACGGTTGCAAAGCGTGCCACAACGGCACCGTAATCACCGGCAAAGAGGGCCGCGTGACCATGGCCCAGATGGAGAAAGGCAAGACCTGCGGCGCCTGCCATAACGGCAAGAGAGCCTTCACCGTCGCCGGCAACTGCGGCAAGTGCCACGCCGGCATGAAACCCCGCGAGATCACCTGGAAAGCCAAAGGGGTGACCGACGCCAAGTTCAGCCACGACTTCCACCTCGAAGCATTCAGCTGCAAAGACTGCCACACGAAGCTCTTCGCCTTCAAGGCCGGCGCCAAGCACTTCACCATGGCCGACATGAACAAAGGCAAGTCTTGCGGCGGCTGCCACAACGGCAAAGAGGCATTCTCCGTAGCCGGCGATTGCAACAAGTGCCACAAAGGCTACAAGCCCGGCAACGTCATCTTCAAGAACGAGGGCGGCGAAGTGAAGTTCAGCCACGACTTCCACCTGGAAGCCTACAAGTGCGCTGACTGCCACACCAAGATCTTCCCGATGCAAGCCGGCGCCAAGCACCACACCATGGGCGACATGGAGAAAGGCCAGTCCTGCGGCGCATGCCACAATGGCAAGGACGCCTTCACCTCCAGCGGCGACTGCGACAAGTGCCATAAGATGTAA
- a CDS encoding DUF72 domain-containing protein has translation MAKLYLGCSGFSYNHWRGNFYPAELKTKDWFEHYRSVFDTVELNVTFYRTPSAAIFKHWHDESEPNFSFALKGSRYITHIKRLHDIETALSRFFKPTRELQEKLQVVLWQFPQQFKVDLGRLEKFLDQVAPYHGRHTLEFRNESWLTDEVVSLCRDRNVSLCMADHPIFIDAPPITADFVYIRRHGMEGSYNGFYTKEQLEKDMARIRKYLSRGLDVYIYFNNDVGGAAPQNARDLATMLQVPLDKE, from the coding sequence ATGGCGAAGCTCTACCTCGGCTGCAGCGGTTTCAGCTACAACCATTGGCGCGGTAACTTTTACCCGGCGGAGCTCAAGACCAAAGACTGGTTCGAACATTACCGTTCCGTCTTCGACACCGTTGAACTCAACGTCACCTTCTACCGGACCCCCTCTGCGGCGATCTTCAAGCATTGGCACGACGAGAGCGAGCCCAACTTCTCGTTCGCGCTGAAAGGGAGCCGCTACATTACCCACATCAAGAGGCTGCACGATATCGAAACGGCCTTATCGAGATTCTTCAAGCCGACCCGTGAGTTGCAGGAGAAACTGCAAGTCGTCCTCTGGCAGTTCCCACAGCAGTTCAAGGTCGACCTGGGGAGACTGGAAAAATTCCTGGACCAAGTGGCACCATACCACGGCAGGCACACGCTGGAGTTCAGGAACGAAAGCTGGCTTACCGACGAGGTGGTGAGCCTGTGCCGCGACCGCAATGTGTCACTGTGCATGGCAGACCACCCAATATTCATCGACGCACCGCCGATCACCGCAGACTTCGTCTATATCAGGCGACATGGGATGGAGGGGAGCTACAACGGGTTCTACACCAAGGAACAACTGGAGAAGGACATGGCGAGGATCAGGAAATACTTAAGCCGCGGTTTGGACGTCTACATCTATTTCAACAACGATGTGGGGGGCGCGGCCCCTCAAAACGCGAGGGATCTGGCAACCATGCTCCAGGTGCCGCTCGACAAAGAGTAA
- the pyrE gene encoding orotate phosphoribosyltransferase — protein sequence MTEKERLKKIIIELSYEKRNVTLASGRQSDFYFDGKQTTLHPEGGYLTGKLFFEAIKDVEGVEGVGGLTLGADPIATATSVVSFLEGKPVPGFIIRKEPKGHGTGAWLEGRKNLKPGSKVVIVEDVVTSGGSSLKAIKRAEEEGLVVLGVVTLVDREEGGRENIEAEGYWLKSIFTKAEILA from the coding sequence ATGACCGAAAAGGAAAGACTGAAGAAGATCATCATTGAGCTGTCCTACGAGAAGAGGAACGTGACCTTGGCTTCCGGTCGTCAGAGCGATTTTTACTTTGACGGGAAGCAGACCACGCTGCACCCCGAGGGCGGCTACCTGACCGGCAAGCTTTTCTTCGAGGCCATCAAGGACGTCGAAGGTGTTGAAGGGGTAGGGGGGCTTACCCTGGGCGCAGACCCTATCGCCACCGCTACCTCCGTGGTCAGCTTCCTGGAGGGTAAACCGGTCCCGGGCTTCATCATCCGCAAGGAGCCCAAGGGGCACGGCACCGGCGCATGGCTGGAGGGGCGCAAGAACCTGAAGCCCGGCTCCAAGGTGGTCATCGTCGAGGACGTCGTGACCAGCGGCGGCTCCTCCCTTAAGGCGATCAAGCGCGCGGAGGAGGAAGGGCTGGTGGTCCTGGGTGTGGTCACCCTGGTGGACCGTGAGGAAGGCGGCCGCGAGAACATCGAGGCCGAAGGGTACTGGCTGAAGTCCATCTTCACCAAAGCCGAGATCCTCGCTTAG
- a CDS encoding DUF4124 domain-containing protein — MKTILLSLLMLSLLAPSLARAAFYQWTDAQGVVHFTDNRNNIPKHYRDKAQRVELSDSTPAVVSPGGKTESSAAPSTAPAPGGHGERWWRDRFKSLRTELKTLQDQRAGLEQQLVELRRKRTIFQRARDREAINRMEAQVSVVDGKISEMLNRIAALDLAAAQAAVPLEWRQ; from the coding sequence ATGAAAACGATTTTGCTCTCCCTTTTGATGCTTTCTCTACTGGCTCCATCCCTCGCCCGCGCCGCTTTCTACCAGTGGACCGACGCTCAGGGTGTCGTCCATTTTACCGATAACCGCAACAACATCCCCAAGCATTACCGCGACAAGGCACAGCGGGTCGAACTCTCCGACAGCACCCCTGCGGTCGTGTCCCCCGGCGGCAAAACAGAATCCTCCGCAGCGCCCAGCACGGCTCCCGCGCCGGGTGGACATGGCGAGCGCTGGTGGCGCGATCGCTTCAAGTCGCTGCGAACCGAGTTGAAGACGCTCCAGGACCAGCGCGCGGGCCTGGAGCAGCAACTGGTCGAGTTGCGACGGAAACGCACCATCTTCCAGCGCGCACGGGACCGCGAAGCCATCAATCGCATGGAGGCGCAGGTCTCCGTCGTTGACGGCAAGATCAGCGAGATGCTGAACCGCATAGCCGCCCTCGATCTCGCTGCCGCCCAGGCAGCGGTGCCTCTAGAGTGGCGTCAGTAG
- the nadC gene encoding carboxylating nicotinate-nucleotide diphosphorylase: MNQIDNIIDNALAEDIHTGDITTLSVVANPRRMRARLVAKEEMVLSGVDVARRVFARLDSGIVFTAHFQDGARLNKGDIIAVMEGNAATLLQGERVSLNLLQRMSGIATQTALYVKELEGTGARVVDTRKTTPGLRVLEKYSVRVGGGTNHRTGLYDGVLIKENHIVAAGGIAEAVRAARAYIPHTLKIEVETETLDEVKQALEAGADIIMLDNMSLDQMTEAVQIINKRALVEASGGVNLKTIRSIALTGVDIISVGALTHSVRATDISMLMEGV; this comes from the coding sequence ATGAACCAAATCGATAACATAATCGACAACGCACTGGCCGAAGATATCCATACCGGCGACATCACCACCCTCTCCGTCGTCGCCAATCCGCGTCGCATGCGCGCCAGACTGGTCGCCAAGGAGGAGATGGTCCTCTCCGGCGTCGACGTGGCCCGTCGTGTCTTCGCACGGCTCGACTCCGGAATCGTTTTTACCGCCCACTTCCAGGACGGCGCTCGGCTCAATAAGGGTGACATCATCGCCGTGATGGAGGGGAATGCAGCGACGCTTTTGCAAGGGGAACGGGTTTCCCTGAACCTGCTGCAAAGGATGAGCGGCATCGCTACCCAGACCGCCCTGTACGTCAAGGAACTGGAAGGGACCGGAGCCCGCGTCGTCGATACCAGGAAGACCACCCCCGGCCTGCGCGTGCTGGAGAAGTACTCGGTGAGGGTAGGGGGCGGCACTAACCACCGTACCGGCTTGTACGACGGCGTGCTGATCAAGGAAAACCATATCGTTGCCGCAGGCGGCATCGCCGAGGCTGTGCGCGCCGCGCGTGCCTATATCCCGCACACCCTGAAAATCGAGGTTGAGACCGAGACGCTGGACGAGGTCAAGCAGGCGCTCGAAGCGGGCGCCGACATCATCATGCTGGACAACATGTCGCTCGATCAGATGACCGAGGCGGTGCAGATAATAAATAAGAGGGCGCTGGTCGAAGCGTCCGGGGGGGTGAACCTGAAAACGATCAGGTCCATAGCCCTGACCGGTGTGGACATCATATCGGTCGGAGCGCTCACCCACTCGGTTCGCGCGACCGACATCTCAATGCTGATGGAGGGCGTTTGA